Proteins from a single region of Bactrocera neohumeralis isolate Rockhampton unplaced genomic scaffold, APGP_CSIRO_Bneo_wtdbg2-racon-allhic-juicebox.fasta_v2 cluster10, whole genome shotgun sequence:
- the LOC126764897 gene encoding uncharacterized protein LOC126764897, with protein MDNLDKRQKHTNKKQFEVLVSEMKLHPDIAKGFSQRAPGELNNFWEEISNKLNAVGPPIKDRTGWKKVWTDFKFATKKKMVKNAKQISGTGQISLSALEEEVSVILSLNASVEGLKGITSFGCSKENIPEEIPTTSTPRKRPVESIYSQPDIDLIETSYMTPGQTIESNADADVFCTPHKKSKINKMGLLTEQINIQKKMEENVSKLLATLIKHQKDYIQEQSDTNRWLRKLSENEKDKLKEMKRHNAVMEKIAFDKLETKKKNSRTGT; from the exons CCCCGACATAGCGAAAGGATTTTCGCAAAGAGCACCAGgcgaattgaataatttttgggaagaaatttcaaacaaattaaacGCAGTAGGTCCCCCAATCAAGGACAGAACTGGATGGAAGAAG GTTTGGACAGATTTCAAGTTTGCGACGAAGAAAAAAATGGTcaaaaatgcaaagcaaatttCAGGAACAGGCCAAATTTCTTTAAGTGCACTGGAAGAGGAAGTGAGTGTTATTCTATCACTCAATGCATCAGTGGAGGGATTAAAGGGCATTACAAGTTTTGGATgctcaaaagaaaatattccgGAAGAAATACCAACAACAAGTACTCCCCGCAAAAGACCGGTTGAGTCAATTTATTCCCAGCCTGACATTGACTTGATTGAAACGTCATATATGACTCCTGGCCAGACCATAGAATCTAATGCAGATGCTGATGTGTTCTGTACCCCGCATAAAAAgagtaaaataaacaaaatgggtCTTCTTACagaacaaataaatattcaaaaaaagatGGAGGAAAATGTATCTAAATTGTTAGCCACGCTCATTAAACATCAAAAAGACTATATCCAAGAACAGTCCGACACAAACAGGTGGCTTAGGAAACTAAGTGAAAATGAGAAGgataaattgaaagaaatgaaGCGACATAACGCTGTCATGGAAAAAATAGCCTTTGATAAAttggaaaccaaaaaaaaaaattctagaacTGGAACTTGA
- the LOC126764863 gene encoding putative nuclease HARBI1 isoform X4, with product MDTIMLHLSDSDNEDENCIQIRRERRNLRNNSKDILEMDDYNFFKNFRINKGAFIYILEEYENVCGNDKRQGSLSPKIKLAACLRFFATGNYQHCVGKDFNINVAQSTFCGILEEVLNILEYRLCSRRISIYMNENEELESKTFFFAKSKIPGVTVAVDGTHIKIMAPTRDKHLYYNRKGFSSLNVMIVCDHKMQIRYVSAKYPGSSHDSHIWDLSDIKTISATNYRRGNPNLILGEKPLIKVQSPNKNVRIKGDKGYPLQPWLITPFREPITCLRKRRFNTNHAKGRIIFEKTIGLLKSVFRCLCSERGLHYAPYKAARIVNFCCALHNIRLHFNSNENFNEPHLDISENEYSNNDDNDLNDMPTDEANRKRETFSDMF from the exons atggaTACAATCATGTTACATTTAAGTGATAGCGATAATGAGGATgaaaattgtatacaaattcGTCGCGAGCGCAGAAATTTGAGGAATAATTCAAAAGACATATTGGAAATGGATGATTATAA tttcttcaaaaattttcgcaTCAACAAAGgagcatttatatacattttagagGAATACGAAAATGTATGTGGAAATGATAAGAGACAAGGTTCTCTTTCTCCGAAAATAAAACTTGCTGCATGTCTGCGCTTCTTTGCCACAGGCAACTATCAGCATTGTGTTGGAAAGGACTTCAATATAAATGTGGCCCAATCGACATTCTGTGGAATATTAGAGGAAGTTCTAAACATTCTTGAGTACAGACTATGTTCACGGAGGATTTCTATTTACATGAATGAAAACGAAGAATTggaatcaaaaacatttttttttgccaagtcAAAAATTCCGGGTGTGACAGTGGCAGTTGATGGAACTCACATAAAGATAATGGCTCCAACGAGAGATAAACATCTGTATTATAATCGCAAAGGATTCTCAAGTCTGAACGTTATGATA GTGTGCGACCACAAAATGCAAATACGCTACGTTAGTGCAAAATATCCTGGCAGTAGTCACGATTCTCATATATGGGATTTGAGTGACATAAAAACTATCAGCGCAACCAATTATCGGAGAGGAAATCCAAATTTAATATTAGGTGAGAAACCATTGATAAAAGTACAATCACCTAATAAAAATGTACGCATTAAAGGAGACAAAGGGTATCCTCTTCAACCATGGCTCATAACTCCATTTAGAGAACCAATCACATGCCTCAGAAAAAGAAGATTTAATACGAATCATGCTAAAGGCCgaataatttttgagaaaacaaTAGGTTTATTAAAATCAGTATTTCGTTGCCTTTGTAGTGAACGAGGACTACATTACGCACCATATAAAGCAGCGCGTATTGTTAATTTCTGCTGTGCATTGCATAATATTCGTTTGCATTTTAATTCtaacgaaaattttaatgagCCACACCTGGATATATCTGAAAATGAATATTCAAACAATGATGACAATGATTTAAATGATATGCCTACCGACGAAGCAAATAGAAAAAGAGAAACTTTTTCAGATATGTTTTAG
- the LOC126764863 gene encoding putative nuclease HARBI1 isoform X7 yields the protein MDTIMLHLSDSDNEDENCIQIRRERRNLRNNSKDILEMDDYNFFKNFRINKGAFIYILEEYENVCGNDKRQGSLSPKIKLAACLRFFATGNYQHCVGKDFNINVAQSTFCGILEEVLNILEYRLCSRRISIYMNENEELESKTFFFAKSKIPGVTVAVDGTHIKIMAPTRDKHLYYNRKGFSSLNVMIVCDHKMQIRYVSAKYPGSSHDSHIWDLSDIKTISATNYRRGNPNLILGDKGYPLQPWLITPFREPITCLRKRRFNTNHAKGRIIFEKTIGLLKSVFRCLCSERGLHYAPYKAARIVNFCCALHNIRLHFNSNENFNEPHLDISENEYSNNDDNDLNDMPTDEANRKRETFSDMF from the exons atggaTACAATCATGTTACATTTAAGTGATAGCGATAATGAGGATgaaaattgtatacaaattcGTCGCGAGCGCAGAAATTTGAGGAATAATTCAAAAGACATATTGGAAATGGATGATTATAA tttcttcaaaaattttcgcaTCAACAAAGgagcatttatatacattttagagGAATACGAAAATGTATGTGGAAATGATAAGAGACAAGGTTCTCTTTCTCCGAAAATAAAACTTGCTGCATGTCTGCGCTTCTTTGCCACAGGCAACTATCAGCATTGTGTTGGAAAGGACTTCAATATAAATGTGGCCCAATCGACATTCTGTGGAATATTAGAGGAAGTTCTAAACATTCTTGAGTACAGACTATGTTCACGGAGGATTTCTATTTACATGAATGAAAACGAAGAATTggaatcaaaaacatttttttttgccaagtcAAAAATTCCGGGTGTGACAGTGGCAGTTGATGGAACTCACATAAAGATAATGGCTCCAACGAGAGATAAACATCTGTATTATAATCGCAAAGGATTCTCAAGTCTGAACGTTATGATA GTGTGCGACCACAAAATGCAAATACGCTACGTTAGTGCAAAATATCCTGGCAGTAGTCACGATTCTCATATATGGGATTTGAGTGACATAAAAACTATCAGCGCAACCAATTATCGGAGAGGAAATCCAAATTTAATATTAG GAGACAAAGGGTATCCTCTTCAACCATGGCTCATAACTCCATTTAGAGAACCAATCACATGCCTCAGAAAAAGAAGATTTAATACGAATCATGCTAAAGGCCgaataatttttgagaaaacaaTAGGTTTATTAAAATCAGTATTTCGTTGCCTTTGTAGTGAACGAGGACTACATTACGCACCATATAAAGCAGCGCGTATTGTTAATTTCTGCTGTGCATTGCATAATATTCGTTTGCATTTTAATTCtaacgaaaattttaatgagCCACACCTGGATATATCTGAAAATGAATATTCAAACAATGATGACAATGATTTAAATGATATGCCTACCGACGAAGCAAATAGAAAAAGAGAAACTTTTTCAGATATGTTTTAG
- the LOC126764863 gene encoding putative nuclease HARBI1 isoform X2, translating to MVYIIIPNAPHTMIKTIVSHLCPHYYHKHHYKPLRQLYCLFELSTFFITVSFNSVSFNFLYYCLFQQCLFSISTLLSERRNLRNNSKDILEMDDYNFFKNFRINKGAFIYILEEYENVCGNDKRQGSLSPKIKLAACLRFFATGNYQHCVGKDFNINVAQSTFCGILEEVLNILEYRLCSRRISIYMNENEELESKTFFFAKSKIPGVTVAVDGTHIKIMAPTRDKHLYYNRKGFSSLNVMIVCDHKMQIRYVSAKYPGSSHDSHIWDLSDIKTISATNYRRGNPNLILGDKGYPLQPWLITPFREPITCLRKRRFNTNHAKGRIIFEKTIGLLKSVFRCLCSERGLHYAPYKAARIVNFCCALHNIRLHFNSNENFNEPHLDISENEYSNNDDNDLNDMPTDEANRKRETFSDMF from the exons ATGGTTTATATTATAATACCCAATGCGCCACACACCATGATCAAAACAATTGTTTCGCACTTGTGCCCACATTATTATCACAAACATCATTATAAGCCCTTAAGGCAATTGTACTGTCTCTTTGAACTTTCAACTTTCTTTATTACTGTCTCTTTCAACAGTGTCTCTTTCAACTTTCTTTATTACTGTCTCTTTCAACAGtgtcttttttcaatttctacatTACTGTCCGAGCGCAGAAATTTGAGGAATAATTCAAAAGACATATTGGAAATGGATGATTATAA tttcttcaaaaattttcgcaTCAACAAAGgagcatttatatacattttagagGAATACGAAAATGTATGTGGAAATGATAAGAGACAAGGTTCTCTTTCTCCGAAAATAAAACTTGCTGCATGTCTGCGCTTCTTTGCCACAGGCAACTATCAGCATTGTGTTGGAAAGGACTTCAATATAAATGTGGCCCAATCGACATTCTGTGGAATATTAGAGGAAGTTCTAAACATTCTTGAGTACAGACTATGTTCACGGAGGATTTCTATTTACATGAATGAAAACGAAGAATTggaatcaaaaacatttttttttgccaagtcAAAAATTCCGGGTGTGACAGTGGCAGTTGATGGAACTCACATAAAGATAATGGCTCCAACGAGAGATAAACATCTGTATTATAATCGCAAAGGATTCTCAAGTCTGAACGTTATGATA GTGTGCGACCACAAAATGCAAATACGCTACGTTAGTGCAAAATATCCTGGCAGTAGTCACGATTCTCATATATGGGATTTGAGTGACATAAAAACTATCAGCGCAACCAATTATCGGAGAGGAAATCCAAATTTAATATTAG GAGACAAAGGGTATCCTCTTCAACCATGGCTCATAACTCCATTTAGAGAACCAATCACATGCCTCAGAAAAAGAAGATTTAATACGAATCATGCTAAAGGCCgaataatttttgagaaaacaaTAGGTTTATTAAAATCAGTATTTCGTTGCCTTTGTAGTGAACGAGGACTACATTACGCACCATATAAAGCAGCGCGTATTGTTAATTTCTGCTGTGCATTGCATAATATTCGTTTGCATTTTAATTCtaacgaaaattttaatgagCCACACCTGGATATATCTGAAAATGAATATTCAAACAATGATGACAATGATTTAAATGATATGCCTACCGACGAAGCAAATAGAAAAAGAGAAACTTTTTCAGATATGTTTTAG
- the LOC126764863 gene encoding putative nuclease HARBI1 isoform X1 has translation MVYIIIPNAPHTMIKTIVSHLCPHYYHKHHYKPLRQLYCLFELSTFFITVSFNSVSFNFLYYCLFQQCLFSISTLLSERRNLRNNSKDILEMDDYNFFKNFRINKGAFIYILEEYENVCGNDKRQGSLSPKIKLAACLRFFATGNYQHCVGKDFNINVAQSTFCGILEEVLNILEYRLCSRRISIYMNENEELESKTFFFAKSKIPGVTVAVDGTHIKIMAPTRDKHLYYNRKGFSSLNVMIVCDHKMQIRYVSAKYPGSSHDSHIWDLSDIKTISATNYRRGNPNLILGEKPLIKVQSPNKNVRIKGDKGYPLQPWLITPFREPITCLRKRRFNTNHAKGRIIFEKTIGLLKSVFRCLCSERGLHYAPYKAARIVNFCCALHNIRLHFNSNENFNEPHLDISENEYSNNDDNDLNDMPTDEANRKRETFSDMF, from the exons ATGGTTTATATTATAATACCCAATGCGCCACACACCATGATCAAAACAATTGTTTCGCACTTGTGCCCACATTATTATCACAAACATCATTATAAGCCCTTAAGGCAATTGTACTGTCTCTTTGAACTTTCAACTTTCTTTATTACTGTCTCTTTCAACAGTGTCTCTTTCAACTTTCTTTATTACTGTCTCTTTCAACAGtgtcttttttcaatttctacatTACTGTCCGAGCGCAGAAATTTGAGGAATAATTCAAAAGACATATTGGAAATGGATGATTATAA tttcttcaaaaattttcgcaTCAACAAAGgagcatttatatacattttagagGAATACGAAAATGTATGTGGAAATGATAAGAGACAAGGTTCTCTTTCTCCGAAAATAAAACTTGCTGCATGTCTGCGCTTCTTTGCCACAGGCAACTATCAGCATTGTGTTGGAAAGGACTTCAATATAAATGTGGCCCAATCGACATTCTGTGGAATATTAGAGGAAGTTCTAAACATTCTTGAGTACAGACTATGTTCACGGAGGATTTCTATTTACATGAATGAAAACGAAGAATTggaatcaaaaacatttttttttgccaagtcAAAAATTCCGGGTGTGACAGTGGCAGTTGATGGAACTCACATAAAGATAATGGCTCCAACGAGAGATAAACATCTGTATTATAATCGCAAAGGATTCTCAAGTCTGAACGTTATGATA GTGTGCGACCACAAAATGCAAATACGCTACGTTAGTGCAAAATATCCTGGCAGTAGTCACGATTCTCATATATGGGATTTGAGTGACATAAAAACTATCAGCGCAACCAATTATCGGAGAGGAAATCCAAATTTAATATTAGGTGAGAAACCATTGATAAAAGTACAATCACCTAATAAAAATGTACGCATTAAAGGAGACAAAGGGTATCCTCTTCAACCATGGCTCATAACTCCATTTAGAGAACCAATCACATGCCTCAGAAAAAGAAGATTTAATACGAATCATGCTAAAGGCCgaataatttttgagaaaacaaTAGGTTTATTAAAATCAGTATTTCGTTGCCTTTGTAGTGAACGAGGACTACATTACGCACCATATAAAGCAGCGCGTATTGTTAATTTCTGCTGTGCATTGCATAATATTCGTTTGCATTTTAATTCtaacgaaaattttaatgagCCACACCTGGATATATCTGAAAATGAATATTCAAACAATGATGACAATGATTTAAATGATATGCCTACCGACGAAGCAAATAGAAAAAGAGAAACTTTTTCAGATATGTTTTAG
- the LOC126764895 gene encoding uncharacterized protein LOC126764895 — MDNLDKRQKHTNKKQFEVLVSEMKLHPDIAKGFSQRAPGELNNFWEEISNKLNAVGPPIKDRTGWKKVWTDFKFATKKKMVKNAKQISGTGQISLSALEEEVSVILSLNASVEGLKGITSFGCSKENIPEEIPTTSTPRKRPVESIYSQPDIDLIETSYMTPGQTIESNADADVFCTPHKKSKINKMGLLTEQINIQKKMEENVSKLLATLIKHQKDYIQEQSDTNRWLRKLSENEKDKLKEMKRHNAVMEKIAFDKLETKKKILELELEHLNNP; from the exons ATGGATAAttt aGATAAGAGACAaaaacacaccaacaaaaaacaatttgaagtgttagtaagtgaaatGAAGCTGCACCCCGACATAGCGAAAGGATTTTCGCAAAGAGCACCAGgcgaattgaataatttttgggaagaaatttcaaacaaattaaacGCAGTAGGTCCCCCAATCAAGGACAGAACTGGATGGAAGAAG GTTTGGACAGATTTCAAGTTTGCGACGAAGAAAAAAATGGTcaaaaatgcaaagcaaatttCAGGAACAGGCCAAATTTCTTTAAGTGCACTGGAAGAGGAAGTGAGTGTTATTCTATCACTCAATGCATCAGTGGAGGGATTAAAGGGCATTACAAGTTTTGGATgctcaaaagaaaatattccgGAAGAAATACCAACAACAAGTACTCCCCGCAAAAGACCGGTTGAGTCAATTTATTCCCAGCCTGACATTGACTTGATTGAAACGTCATATATGACTCCTGGCCAGACCATAGAATCTAATGCAGATGCTGATGTGTTCTGTACCCCGCATAAAAAgagtaaaataaacaaaatgggtCTTCTTACagaacaaataaatattcaaaaaaagatGGAGGAAAATGTATCTAAATTGTTAGCCACGCTCATTAAACATCAAAAAGACTATATCCAAGAACAGTCCGACACAAACAGGTGGCTTAGGAAACTAAGTGAAAATGAGAAGgataaattgaaagaaatgaaGCGACATAACGCTGTCATGGAAAAAATAGCCTTTGATAAAttggaaaccaaaaaaaaaattctagaacTGGAACTTGAACATTTAAATAATccataa